From the genome of Candidatus Nitrospira nitrosa:
AGACAATTCTACAAGAATATTGGTAGGAGGTTAGAAACACGGACGCCCTCAGATGTGTCACGATCTCGTGCCTTATCCATTAGCTACGGACTTCCTCGCCACCTTCTGACATTTTGGCGCGGCCTCAGCGATTTCGAGGACGGGGCGAACTGCCGAACCCCGGAGGAAGCCCCTTGCCCTCCTTTTTCTCGTCGAACGATTGGTCAATCCCGATGACGATCACGTCCCCCGCTGAAAGTCCCTCGGAAATGATCTCCGTTGAAGAGCCGTCGGAAATTCCGGTCTGTACCGACAGCGGAACAAGGTCTCCATTCTCCCCCTGTTTCCAGACGATTTTTGGCGCCACCATGGGTCGCCATTCAGTCGTAACAGGACGAGCGGCTTCTCCCTTGCTTGATCGTCCACCGACATCTCGTGGACTCCCTTCACCTTTTGGTGGCACAAATCTAAGCGCGGCATTGGGAACTTTAATGACCTGGTCCTTCTGCGCGACTACAATCGAGACATTCGCGGTCATGCCTGGCTTGAGCCGCAAATCGGCATTATCCACACTGACCACCACATTGTACGTCACCACGTTCTGTACGCTGATCGGCGCAAGACGAACCTGCTTCACGATGCCCGTAAACGAGATCCCTGGGTAGGCGTCGACGGTGAAGACCGCTTCCTTTCCCTCCGACATCCCTCCGATATCCGATTCGCTCACATTGGTGTCGACTTGCATTTTGGTCAAGTCCAGCGCGATGAGAAAAAGGTTGGGCGTGGCGAAACTGGACGCAACCGTCTGTCCGACCTCGATATTGCGCGCGACCACAATCCCTTCGACAGGCGAACGAATCACCGTATATTTCAGCTCAAGATCCGCGGCATTCACCGCCGCCTCAGCCTGCTTGACCTGTGCCTCAGTGACTCGGACCTGTGCCTCGGCACTGTGGTAATTCGTGATGGCCACATCAGCATCATTTTGGGAAACAAACTGCTCCGGCAACAGCACTTCGACGCGGCTGAGTTCTCGTTTTCGTTGGGCCAAATCGGCTCGCGCACGCGCGACGCTCGCCCGTGCCATCTCCAAGTTACTCGCGGCCTGTTCCCGACGAGCCTTGAACGGCTCCGGGTCAATGACCGCCACAATTTCCCCGGCTTTGACCTGTGAATTGAAATCGGCATGAAGACTCTTGACCATGCCCGACACTTGCGTACCCACTTGGACGGATACCACGGGATTGATCGTCCCGGTTGCACTGACGACGGAAATAACCTGCCCACGCTCAACCGTCGCCGTTCGGTATCGAACAGGGGCCTTCCGCTCCCCGTTGAAAAATACATAGCCTCCGATGCCGAGGCCGACAGCTAGGACGCTAAGAATTAATCCAATTCGTCGCATACGTTACACACACTCGCATTAGGGCTATCCTTTCATCCTATCAGGAAGACTGCCAAGAATCACGCTTCCCCAATCCCGAGACATATGATCTTTCTGCCATACCCATCCCACTCGAGGAGCATGTGGGCTGCACGAGGCTAAGAGACTGAGCGCACGGCCAGAGGAAAATCGAACACGGGAGGATCAGGAAGGAACGATCACACGCTACCTTGCCAAGAAATGCTCCAAGAATGTGGTAGAGACATGGCCCTTTTGAAAATCAGGGTCTTCAAGGATTCGGCGATGAAGCGGAATCGTCGTCTTGATCCCCTCGATAACAAATTCACCCAAGGCTCGCCTCATCCGTGCCATCGACTCCTGTCGATCACGACCATGCGTAATCAACTTCGCAATCATCGAATCGTAATGCGGCACAACGATCGAACCTGACTCCATCGCAGAATCCACTCGCACACCGAATCCTCCCGGGGGGCTGTATTTGGTAATGGTTCCGGGGGATGGGGTAAACTTCTCAGGATCTTCGGCATTGATGCGGCACTCCAGACTGTGGCCGGCCAGCACCACGTCCTGTTGGCGTAGCGAGAGCGGATGTCCAGCTGCAAGCCGAATCTGCTCCTTGATCAAATCGATACCCGTCACCATTTCAGTAATTGGATGCTCCACTTGAATCCGGGTATTGACCTCCATGAAATAAAAGTTTCGATCCTTATCAAGAAGAAACTCCACCGTC
Proteins encoded in this window:
- a CDS encoding efflux RND transporter periplasmic adaptor subunit, which translates into the protein MRRIGLILSVLAVGLGIGGYVFFNGERKAPVRYRTATVERGQVISVVSATGTINPVVSVQVGTQVSGMVKSLHADFNSQVKAGEIVAVIDPEPFKARREQAASNLEMARASVARARADLAQRKRELSRVEVLLPEQFVSQNDADVAITNYHSAEAQVRVTEAQVKQAEAAVNAADLELKYTVIRSPVEGIVVARNIEVGQTVASSFATPNLFLIALDLTKMQVDTNVSESDIGGMSEGKEAVFTVDAYPGISFTGIVKQVRLAPISVQNVVTYNVVVSVDNADLRLKPGMTANVSIVVAQKDQVIKVPNAALRFVPPKGEGSPRDVGGRSSKGEAARPVTTEWRPMVAPKIVWKQGENGDLVPLSVQTGISDGSSTEIISEGLSAGDVIVIGIDQSFDEKKEGKGLPPGFGSSPRPRNR